GGCCACCTCGCGCACCGCCTCGAAATCCTCGTCCGAGGAGATGGGAAAGCCCGCCTCGATGACGTCGACGTTCAGGCGGGCGAGCTGCCGCGCCATCTCGAGCTTCTCCTGCGCATTCATGGAAAATCCGGGGGCCTGCTCGCCATCCCGGAGCGTGGTGTCGAAGATGATGATCCGGTCCATTGCCTATCCTCCGTCGCGCAAGTGCGCGTCCCTGGTTCCCTTCTCGTTGACCAGCGTCTGTTCCGAGCGGCGGCGCACCCACACGGGGCGCGTGGGACCGCTCAGCAGGTACAGCGAGACCAGGATGAACAGGAACCACTGCGGGTGCGTGGCCACGATGAGCACGCCGAGGACGACGAGGACGAGGACCTGGGCGGGACGGCGGCGCGCGAAATCCACTTCCTTGAAGCTGTAGTAGCGGAAGGTCGAGACCATGAGGAGGGCCACGATCACCGTGCCCACGCTGATGGCGGCGGCCTGCCAGCGTGCGATCTCCGTGCCCTCCAGGAGCAGGGCGGTGGCGGCCACGAGGCCCGCGGCGGCCGGGGTGGGCAGTCCCACGAAGTAGCGGCGGTCCGTCACACCCTGGTAGACGTTGAAGCGGGCCAGTCTGAGTGCTCCGCAGATGACGAAGAGGAAGGCCCCGAGCCAGGCCACGCGGCCGAACTGCTGGAGGGCCAGCGAGTAGAGCATGAAGGCCGGGGCCACGCAGAAGGACACGACGTCGGCGAGCGAATCGAACTCGACGCCGAACTGGGTGGTGGTCTTGGTCAGACGCGCCACCTTGCCATCGAGGATGTCGAGAATCATGCCCACGAAGACGGCCACGGCCGCCTCCACGAAGCGCGACTGGGCGGAGAGCACGATGGCGAGGAAGCCGCAGAAGAGATTGCCGGTGGTGAGCAGGCTGGGAAGCAGAAAGATGCCCCGCCGCGGATGCTCCCGGAACTCTTGCCAGCGCCGGCGCCGCGGATGCCGCGCCCCGTCCCCGCTCTGATGTCGCCGTCTCACCGTAGCACTCCCATGATGGTCTCTCCGCCTCGCACCCGGTCCCCCACCCGCACTCTCAGCTCCGTTCCCCGCGGGACGACGAGGTCCGTCCGCGAGCCGAACCGGATCAGCCCGTACCGCTCACCCGCCTGCAGCTTGTCCCCCGGGCGTACCCGACACACGATGCGCCGAGCGAGCACCCCGGCGATCTGCCGGATGGTCAGGCGGCCGCTGTCCCCCTCGAGGGCCACCGTGCAGCGCTCGTTCAGCTCCGAGGCCTCGTCCCGATACGCGGCCAGGAACCGCCCCCGCCCGTACTGGACGTCCCGCACGAGGCCGGCCGCGGGCGAGCGGTTGACGTGCACGTCGAGGGGCGACAGGAAGATGGACACCCGCACCGCCCGCCCCACCCACCCGTCGTCCACGTCCACCACGCCCATCACGCGCCCGTCAGCAGGGGCGAGGACCGCTCCCGTCACCGCCGGCGGCGTCCGCTCCGGATCCCGGAAGAAACCGAGGCACGCCAGCGCGAAGAGCGCGAGGGGCGCCGCCGCCCACCACCACTCTATCCAGCCCAGGATACACGCGGCCACCGCGGCCGGGACGATAAAGCGCCAGCCTTCGGCGGCAACGGGAATGCGCACGCGCTCTCCGCCCCCGCTACACCCGCGGCGGCTTGATCCAGGACATCATCTTGCGCAGCCGCGCTCCCACTTCCTCGATGGGGTGCTCGGCGTCGCGCCGACGCTG
This window of the Candidatus Methylomirabilota bacterium genome carries:
- the pssA gene encoding CDP-diacylglycerol--serine O-phosphatidyltransferase; amino-acid sequence: MRRRHQSGDGARHPRRRRWQEFREHPRRGIFLLPSLLTTGNLFCGFLAIVLSAQSRFVEAAVAVFVGMILDILDGKVARLTKTTTQFGVEFDSLADVVSFCVAPAFMLYSLALQQFGRVAWLGAFLFVICGALRLARFNVYQGVTDRRYFVGLPTPAAAGLVAATALLLEGTEIARWQAAAISVGTVIVALLMVSTFRYYSFKEVDFARRRPAQVLVLVVLGVLIVATHPQWFLFILVSLYLLSGPTRPVWVRRRSEQTLVNEKGTRDAHLRDGG
- a CDS encoding phosphatidylserine decarboxylase family protein; its protein translation is MRIPVAAEGWRFIVPAAVAACILGWIEWWWAAAPLALFALACLGFFRDPERTPPAVTGAVLAPADGRVMGVVDVDDGWVGRAVRVSIFLSPLDVHVNRSPAAGLVRDVQYGRGRFLAAYRDEASELNERCTVALEGDSGRLTIRQIAGVLARRIVCRVRPGDKLQAGERYGLIRFGSRTDLVVPRGTELRVRVGDRVRGGETIMGVLR